From the genome of Alosa alosa isolate M-15738 ecotype Scorff River chromosome 20, AALO_Geno_1.1, whole genome shotgun sequence, one region includes:
- the dync1li1 gene encoding LOW QUALITY PROTEIN: cytoplasmic dynein 1 light intermediate chain 1 (The sequence of the model RefSeq protein was modified relative to this genomic sequence to represent the inferred CDS: inserted 1 base in 1 codon), whose product MAAAGRNTLLSANSNVHNSTAENQNTEEEDGQNLWSSILSEVSTHSRSKLPSGKNVVVMGEVGSGKTTLVAKLQGVEEYMRGRGLEYLYFSVHDEDIDDHARCNAWVLDGDLYHKGLQKFVLSAESLPHSVALLVVDLSRPWLALDSLHKWASVLAEHIDKLRIPPETMRELELRLVKQFQEYAEPGSDLEAVTQRRNPDQEEESVLLPLGDNTLTHNLGLPIVVVCTKCDAISTLEKEHDYRDEHLDFIQSHIRRFCLQYGASLLYTSMKEXKNLDVLYKYMVHRLYGFPFNMAAQVVERDAVFIPAGWDNEKKISILHENFQTLKADDVFEEAIVKPPVRKFVHEKEVLAEDDQVFLVKLQSLLAKQPPVTAGRPVDPTNRAPTGSPRTSNRSAAANVANVMPMQSGTKKIDPNMKGGQTSEGVLANFFNSLLTKKAGSPGPGGQPATGSSTPGTVRKSGSKLGLTDVQAELDRISSKSELDSTNSTTPPAENDQS is encoded by the exons ATGGCGGCGGCAGGGAGGAATACACTATTATCTGCTAACTCTAATGTGCATAACAGTACAGCAGAGAACCAGAATACGGAGGAGGAAGATGGACAGAATCTCTG GTCATCCATATTGAGTGAAGTATCAACGCATTCACGGTCCAAATTGCCATCCGGGAAGAATGTGGTGGTTATGG GTGAGGTGGGGTCAGGTAAGACCACGCTGGTCGCCAAATTGCAAGGTGTGGAGGAATATATGCGGGGGCGTGGCTTAGAATATCTATACTTCAGCGTTCACGATGAAGACATTGACG ACCACGCACGCTGTAACGCCTGGGTGCTGGACGGCGACCTCTATCACAAAGGCCTGCAGAAGTTTGTGCTGTCGGCAGAGAGCCTGCCCCACTCGGTGGCCCTGCTGGTGGTGGACCTGTCCCGGCCATGGCTGGCCCTCGACTCCCTGCACAAGTGGGCCAGTGTGCTGGCCGAGCACATCGACAAGCTCCGCATCCCGCCCGAGACCATGAGGGAACTAGAACTCAGAT tggtaaAGCAGTTTCAGGAGTATGCAGAACCAGGAAGTGACTTAGAAGCAGTAACGCAGCGCAGAAACCCAGaccaagaggaggagagtgtcTTACTACCGCTGGGGgataacacactaacacacaaccTCGGCCTGCCCATAGTGGTGGTCTGTActaag TGTGACGCCATTAGTACCCTGGAGAAGGAGCACGACTACAGAGACGAGCACCTAGACTTCATCCAGTCCCACATCAGACGCTTCTGTCTGCAGT ACGGGGCATCTCTTCTCTACACATCCATGAAGG GGAAGAACCTGGACGTTCTGTACAAGTACATGGTGCACCGGCTCTACGGCTTCCCTTTCAACATGGCTGCCCAGGTGGTGGAGAGAGACGCAGTCTTCAT TCCAGCAGGTTGGGACAATGAGAAAAAGATCTCCATCTTGCATGAGAACTTCCAGACGTTGAAAGCAGACGACGTGTTTGAGGAGGCAATAGTGAAACCACCAGTGAGGAag TTTGTACACGAGAAGGAGGTGTTGGCTGAAGATGACCAGGTGTTCTTAGTGAAACTACAG TCTCTGTTGGCTAAGCAACCGCCTGTCACAGCTGGCAGACCAGTg gaccCCACCAACAGAGCCCCAACTGGCTCCCCACGGACCAGCAACCGTTCTGCAGCGGCTAATGTGGCTAACGTCATGCCCATGCAATCAGGTACCAAGAAGATTGATCCCAACATGAAAG gagGTCAAACCAGTGAAGGGGTGCTGGCTAACTTCTTCAACAGTCTGCTCACGAAGAAGGCAGGGTCACCTGGGCCAGGTGGACAACCAGCCACAGGCAGCAGCACACCGGGCACAGTCAGGAAGTCAG GTTCTAAACTGGGACTGACAGATGTTCAAGCTGAACTAGATCGCATCTCCAGCAAATCAGAACTGGATTCCACAAACTCCACCACGCCCCCCGCAGAAAACGACCAATCATGA
- the LOC125285478 gene encoding CKLF-like MARVEL transmembrane domain-containing protein 7 yields the protein MATDTEGVLNLKYLRSAQGILKITELVFLLAAFLVVRTSWFTAVLDTYIFFQVITIGVFSAIFLFLILTALGLPSRLPCISWSVTEFVLDTVALLCVFPVSCAAAVKSHDVNILVAASMLGLTVCFLFAASIALSFQPLHSKLSPHISAEV from the exons ATGGCCACTGACACTGAAGGAGTTTTAAATCTGAAATATCTGAGATCTGCCCAGGGCATACTGAAGATCACCGAGCTG GTGTTTCTCCTGGCTGCCTTTCTCGTCGTCCGCACCTCCTGGTTCACTGCAGTGCTGGACACCTACATCTTCTTCCAGGTCATCACCATCGGAGTCTTCTCTgccatcttcctcttcctcatcctcactGCCCTGGGGCTGCCAAGCAGACTTCCCTGCATCAGTTGGAGTGTCACg gaGTTTGTTTTAGATACAGTGGCACTACTATGTGTCTTTCCTGTGTCCTGTGCAGCTGCAGTGAAGAGTCATGACGTGAATATCCTCGTGGCCGCCTCA ATGCTGGGTCTGACAGTGTGTTTTCTGTTCGCTGCTAGCATAGCCCTCTCCTTCCAGCCCCTACACTCAAAGCTGTCCCCCCACATCAGTG CTGAAGTCTGA